DNA sequence from the Armigeres subalbatus isolate Guangzhou_Male chromosome 1, GZ_Asu_2, whole genome shotgun sequence genome:
GTGCGGTTGAGTAACTCCTCATTCCGATTAAGTTGACAAACACAACGAGACGACTGGGCTGATCCTGCCACGATCCATCCTAATTCCGTTTCCGCTAACGTTTCGTTGTCGATGCCGAGCTTCAATCGGCCGTTTTTGACTATGTCGAAAAACAATTCGTTTCCGATGATCATGTCTATTTCACCAGGTGAAGAAAATAGAGGATCAGCAAATCTTAGTCCGGATGGAATTGGCCAATATCGGGTGTCTATCTCTAGAACCggtaataacgcacgaaagttctatgagaagttgaaccgttcacgtaagggccacgtgccacagcccgatatgtgtaaggacataaacgggaaacttcttacaaacgagcgtgaggtgatccaaaggtggcggcagcactacgaagagcacctgaatggcgatatggcagacaacggtggcggtatggtaatgcaccagggagcacgcgcgcaggacatgcgacttccggctctgaatctccaggaaacccaggcaaagcccctggagttgaccaactaccaggagagttgtttaaacacggtggtgaggcactggctagagcgctgcactgggtcattaccaagatttgggaggaggaagttttgccgcaggagtggatggaaggtgtcgtgtagcccatctacaaaagggcaataagctggattatagcaactaccgcgcaatcacattgctgaacgccgcttacaaggtactttcccaaattttatgccgccgactaacactaactgcaagagagttcgtggggcagtaccaggcgggatttatgaatgaacgctctaccacagaccttcgccgtacgtcaggtattacagaaattccgcgaatacaacgtgcccacacataatctatttatcgacttcaaagccacatatgatataatcgatcgggaccatggcagctaatgcacgaacacggatttccggataaactgttacgggtgatgtgcgtagctcgagtttcaggggcattctcgagtcccttcgaaatgcgcagagggttacggcaaggtggtggtctttcgtgtctgctattcaacaccgctttggagggagtaatacgaagggcagggattgacacgagtggtacgattttcacgaagtccgtccagttatttggtttcgccgacgacattgatgttatggcacgaaactttgagaggatggaggaagcctacatcagactgaaaagcgaagctaaacggattggactagtcatcaacacgtcgaagacgaagtacatgataggaagaggctcaagagaggtcaatgtgagctacccaccacgagtttctatcggtcgtgacgaaatcgaggtggttgaagaattcgtgtacttgggctcactgttgACCGCTGATAACGAtactagcagagaaattcggagacgcatcatggcaggaaatcgtacgtactttggactccgcaagacgctccgatcgaacagagtacgccgccgtaccaaactgacaatctacaaaacgtattttagaccggtagtcctctacggacacgagacctggacgatgatcgtggaggaccaaagcccactgggagttttcgaaaagaaagtgctgtgtaccatctatggtggggtgcagaagGCGGACGGTACGTAGAAGAGGTGAATGATCCGCGAGTTGCATGAActgttgagagaaccatccatcgtttacaccgcgacaatcggaagactgcggtgggccgggcacgtagccagaatgtcggacagcaatccggtgaaaattgttctcgacaacgatctgacgggcacaagaaggcgaggtgcacagcgggcaaagtggatcgatcaagtcGAGAACGACTTGCGGACTCtacgcagactgcgtggttggcgacgtgcagccatgggcaccgagctgaatggagaagaattTTATGCACTGTGTCTGAAAAAAGAAACTTCGTAATAACCACTTGCGGGATAACACGATTTGGCGGAGTAGCTAATTTTGCTATTGGAAGCTCTTGTGGCCCGTGTCATTTCTTCAACAATGTTAGACACGCTAAAATCAGTTCGTCGTTATCTGTATATTCGTGTTCCTGATCCTCCGTCGCTTCATCCCGCACTAATCCAACAACCTTGGTGTGCAGTTGACGGTACTCAGTGTAAGTGTCCTCCTCCGGACAACACATTCAATTGTGCCAACCTATTCGACTGGTTACCGATCAATGTAGGTACGTTTGATCCTAACCAGCTTTATTTTAACTTGTGCTGCCGAATTGCTTTCTCGTACTGCTTCTTGGTTCCTAATCCATCGTTGCTTCCCACTCGGCGAATCCGAAAAACGTACAGGTTTCATAGCTTACGGAGGTTGGTTCCTCCGTCGAAATCATACAGTGGACTGTGGTAGGGAAATTTTCACGAGAGAGCACTTCATCACTACGGAAACAACTTGCCTAACAATTGCTAGGGACAAAGTTCTTCTCTCCGGTTGGGCTTATACGAAAAACCGTCAATTCCACTGTCGGAATTGAGTccacattgctcgatcccgaGAAATGAGGAAGCGGACTCTCTAAAGTGGGTGCTGCGGAAGGGGATATTTACGTTCTGATTGGGGAAGTGAGTCTTGATCTCCAATGTTACTTGTCCTTTGTCCATACATTCTTGAAAGTTTCTTATGTTAGACAGTAATCATTGTCCGCGGTCCACCCGGCCAATTTTCTGTCGTATTCCCTCACGAATGTCTTTCTCTCGTTGTGAATGTCAACGTCTGCCAGTAACCCCTCTCGTATGTGTTCCTCTCGTTGTTGTCTCCAGATAAGCTGTATGTTTGTCCCGTTACCGAAGTGAAACGTCATCAACGATCTTCATTAATTGAATATCCGATTCATCTTAATTTaagtaatttaaatttttcttccTTGCGCACTGTAAAATTGTATTTCATAATctaaacatatttaatttatattttcagaaaatccaTGCGTCGCATCAAACTGATGCGCGACTCCATTCTCAAACGACGGGTCCGGGCGGATGAAGTGGTCGTCAAGGGTCCTTCGCGGGAAGTATCCCGTCTTCTGCAGGCAGCTTCCGGTATGTCCACCACCGGCTCATCTCAGGACGGTGGCAACTCATCTTCCGGTATGATGGATCACGACGAAGCGGCTGCCACCCGTGCCTGGATGGAAAATCTGGAACACTTCGACCAGGGACCCATGTGCTCGTATTGTGGGAAAACGTTCGAGCGCAAGGCCGTTCTCAGCACCCACATGCAGACGTGTGTGCACAAGCTGCGACAGACTGAAAATGGTTCAGTTCCACCAGCGGCGGCATCGACTACGTCATCCAGCAGTAGGCGGAGCAGGACCAAAGATGAGCCATCAACAGCGGTGGCAAAGATCAAGCTGGAACCGGTCGAACCGGTGGCCAGTGACGACTCGAATTCTTATGATGTGCCATTGTCGACGCTGCAGGCACGCATCACTCAGGAAGGGAAGGGTTCCGAAAGGCAGCAGCAACAAAAAGTGGTAGAAAGAGTTGTAACGATCAAACCGGAGGAGCTTGCGTTGCATGATGATTTAGAATCGAGCAACAGGCGAAAGCGAAAGAAGCCGATGATTTTGCTACGAAACGCTACTGACGATATATGCTGGGAAACGGAAGAAGTGGTGGAAGAGAGTGTCTTTGAAGTAAGTGTCTCGCCAAATGTGCCAATCAAACAGGAAGTGCTCGAAAGTAGTGAAGTAGTAGAAGCATTGAAGGGAAAGAAAGCGCCGCGGAGTCGTAAAAAGAAGTGCGACGAGAAAGAAGATCTGCTCGATCGGGAACTGATTGAGAAGTTAGAACTGGGAGAGGAGATAGTTTGCCGCTGTCTCAAAAAGTACAATGATCCTGAGAAGTACAAACATCATTTGAAAGTTTTCCACAGCCGGCAAAGGCGGTTCTGGTGTGCTGTTTGTGAATTCAAGGGCTACCGGAAGGTGGACACCATAAATCATTTGATGCAGGTAAATATGAGGGGGATAGTTTTAttatgaagattttttaaaagcGATCGATATGATTATTTTTTACTTTGGGTTCCCACTCCCAAAAATTACCAATTTTCTTATCGACGGTCATAAATTAGTATCACATTGacttttttgtgatttttttaggaacACAAATACCAAGGCGATGTGGAGGACATTAGCTCGTTGATCAATTTGCAACCGGTAGAAAAGGTGAAGAAAACTTCCGCCGCTTCTTCAAATGTTCCTGGTAGCAACGTACAAATCAATTCAATCATCGAGGCTATGAATCGAAACTGTGATACCAGCTCGACTGATATATCCTTCATGGAAGTCAGTGCCAGCACTGTAACGCTAGAAAGCAGAACATCGTCGGTAAATATATCGCTGGAAAATAGTTCTTCCACCAGAGTGCCAACACCCGAGCCACTTTCACATGACTCCCCCAAGAAGCGAAGTAGACCATCTCGCGCTCTTCGCCAATCTATCTGTGTCATGCCTCCAGAAGAAATCAACAGGAAGCCATTACCTCCTAGCGATGACCTACTCGGGGACAGTACTTGCCCTACCTCAAAGCGACCGATACGGAATCGCGTGAAACCTGTGGACAAAGATTTCGTGTATGACCTTACCCACCTCCTCCATAAAGAGGAGGATCTCGATGACTTCCCTCTGCCGGAGTTAGTCCAGGAAAAGCCACCGCCACCGAGTAAACCCAAAACCGAATCTAGTCGTGTTCCACCGGTGAATACCATCTCTCCCAGCAAACGGGAATCCCTACGATCGCACGCTCCCAAGTCCATTCCAGTGCATCTAGTCAGGGGTTCCGCATTGAAAATGGCTACCCGACAGGTCGAGCTGGGACGGGCCGCCTTCCATCGTCCACCGGAGCTTCCCCAAGAGCGTTCCTTTATTCCATCGCAAGTAACACCGCCTCGCCGAATAACCACTATCCACGATTGGCCAGTGATCAAAAAAGACCGGAAAATTGGATCGATTACCAAACATCAATCGGACATTCAGATTAAGCATCGCTACGCGAAACGAGTGTCTTCGATGACGAATACTTTGCTTCCGGAATTGATCCGCGAAAAACGCAAAACCATTCCCCGGCGGAACAGTGTCATTCCCATGCGGCAGAGGCTGTCCGCTTCCGTCGAAATTCTCAACAAGCTGAATGCATCGCGAACGGCCGCCGGATTGGAGGTGGTGCGAACGGTTGAATCCCCGGTAATGGTTAAGTGCCCAACCGAGGTGGAGTTCCGGCGGCTCATCGAGGCAAACCTGAAGGACCACCGGCAGACGATGTCGTTGGCCAATCCGAACGGTACCACCGTTGACGATGTGAGCAGTGCGGCATCGAAGGCAGCGGCAGCAGCGATGTTGGCCTCCGAACTGGAAGCGGTTTCACCGAGGAAGCGCATCACCCTGATGCAGCGTCTGCAGGAAAATCGCACCAAACGCATGCAGGTAATTAATTTTTCTACGTTGATGGTTAGTTGCTTATTCATCGCTAGGATGTGTTTGTTGCTGTATCAAAAAAAGGGCATTTCATcacgtttttcgacctcaacagtaaagttGTCTTCAGTGTCCCGTATTTTACCGGACATTAAAGCCGCTTCtcaataatttgtttttaatttgtgtATCATTGGTGTATTCTGCATATCATGCAATATGGAATATTTCTTTCCTTATAAAATGTCAAACTAAAATACCATCTAAGAGGTCTTCATTGtattaatagtttttttttcttgtcatcTACTTGCAGGAGCAAAATGGCGTCGCAACGCCCAAGGAAAAATCATCTCCATCTACACCATCTCAACGGCCGGAATCATCCTCACCCGTAGCGAGCAGTACACCCAAATCCATGAATGTGGCCGACATGCTGCATGCCAAACTGAAAAGATTTTCGTATTAGGGAAACCATAATCCTCAGCAGTTCAAGTAGTTAAGTTCTTACCTGGTTCTATCTGTtaagtatttttgttttgttcaatATTCACCCATTGAATTCATTTCTAttgcatttttcgtttcgatgTTGTTCGAATTGTGTTACCCTAACGATTAAAGATTTTAACTTTGTGCGTTTGTATTACAAACTCAGCATCAGTAAGCTGTAGAAACTAGGCATCAGTTCTGACGttagtttattttaatttgtgatTCATAGTAAAGAGCACCAGCACAGATTTAATGCAAACCTATCAAAGACATATAGATAGATAGTAGAAAGAAGTGGAATCTAGTTGAGGCCTGTGTACTCTTTAGTAGTGCGAATAGATATTAGCGGAATAGAGCTAGACTAACTTTTCCTTATGTAAATAAACGGAACAACAATGACCAATAGAAAAGTATAAATTCTagttttgcttctttttgtccGAATCGACATTCGTTGTTTTCTCACGCTGATTTGCGTCGTCATTTCCCTTTTCTTCGTTTTCTATTAAGCCATCGTCTTCCTCGACATCCGAATCTTTGGCCTTGGCTTTTTTGCTCGATTTTTCCGACGCTGGCTTCCTCTCTATCTTTTCATACAATTTTCCCTGGGTTTGTTCGAGATATCCCGGTAACCAGAAAACTGCCTGCACTAGCCTGCAAGATACAAATAACAGTCAATGTCTGTTCTCCGTTTTTCCCACACCGAATGAACACGTACCTGAAAAGAACCCAGCCGGAAAACACCAAACACAGTACGGTGCCGGAAGTTTGCACCATAGCGGAATAATCCGGAACCACCTGTTGGTGCTTCATTGTTTTGCACGGtaaacaatttaaaattgaatttcgtcCGAAATTTCACCGACTTCAGAACTGATGCAACTGTCAATCAATCTTAATACGTCCGGTGCAGCTAGTGAGCCAGCAGTTAGTGCCGTACCACGTCATAGGTGTTCGGTCGATTGCGTGACTCCTGTTGGAAAGTCATATGTTATGACTCGGTAGTTTCCAAGGATACGTGGCGTTGTCCATATACGAAGATACTAAAGTTATCTTTCGTATGATGCAATGCGTCGGGACCGTGTTTGTGATTTGTGTAACAGTTTTTGCGGCGTTCACAAACTCGCATTACAGGGGCATACACACATTGTATTTCGTATAACACAGTTTGGtttgttcaaaatttatcaTCAGGACTTCATTAGTTATTTATATGTTAGTCGCTTCTGAATTCATGTGTTTGTAGCCGTCGATTCATATTCAAATCCAAAACGATTGTTTTTCGCATACAGTTTTGTATTATCAGCCTTGGTTGGGATATATACTCTGTAGTAGTGTGTAGtggtgtaaatctggtcatatcaTCAGGCTCGGTTTAATACTgcagctgacaatatgacgtcccacCACGGAATTGCATTGAGAATGATTCCAGTTATGTCTCAATTATGGTTCTGGCAGCACGCGTTAATggactttgattcgattattttGGATGCAAGGGCTGGCAGTCgagacattctactctcttagtaaggccgagTGACAACGACTTGAAACGGCGGGTCGGCCTGCTGGCTATGCTGTCTTCCGTCCCGTAAAACCTTGGCGGGTCTTGTAGCACGCCGTCCAATCATGCCACCCAGTTTTGCCAACTGGGttggagtaggctcagatggtAATTCCTGACTAGccctgatctggctctgaattggattggattcgacgACAGCGGCAAGGGGGACCCAATCGCTATGAAGTCTAAACACTACCACACATTAAGTGTAGCGTCCGACAACAAGGTGAATCCTTGTTAGTGACCTCAACCGGTCGCCCCTTAGGTCGCCAGGGTTAGCCGACAGAGAAGCGTGGTGAGGTAGAGGAAGCGTCAGTAGAGATCAAAATGGTTTGCGCCACTCTGACCAAGGTCATTCGGGAGAAAATGGAGCTGATCACGAACATCTCGGACGTGATCATGTCCTTTCTGGATAAACGCGAGAAATACAGCAGGGATCTGAAGATGTCTGTGATGACCCTCTGCAACATCGTTATAGAGGCAAAGCAGGAATGGAGGTCCCTGCTGGAGGCAAGTAAGATCCGCCTACTTACTATGGAGAAGGGGTTGGTAGTGAGCCAGGCTACGGAGGCCAGGAAGGAAGCCGATTTGAAGATTCGGCTCCTTACTGAGGAAAAACAACTGACGGAGACTGCAGAACTCCGAAGACGCATGGCTGTCACTGGTGCAACTCCTAAGCTCAGAAAAGTCTGTGTCAGTAAGGTCGGGTTGGAAGCCGATCAGAAAAAAGCTAGCGCCAAGCCAGTACCACGAGAGAGGAAGGATACGTCGGGAGAAGGTCAGGAAAACGGCTGACCCCAAGAAGCGTCGGGGGCAAGTGTCCTCACTTAAAGTTCGCATGGAGGAAGACCTTCTGAAGTTCACATTGAGGAAAACCTTTCATGGAGGGAGGTCGTGAACCCAAAAAAGAGAAACGAGTGGAAAAGGAAGCCGCAAACAAAACGGCTGAAAGAGAGAATGGAGCGGTTGCCAAGAAGGTTAACGCCCGTATGCGAAAGGGCGCATCTTTCTTCCTTAGTTGAGGGGACAAAGGGAAGGCAACTATTGTTAAAGCCGAGGCAAAGAAAAATTGGAATTAaatacttcaatacttttctcattcatttatttagttaacatctaaacagataacactgaatcaac
Encoded proteins:
- the LOC134206140 gene encoding uncharacterized protein LOC134206140 is translated as MKHQQVVPDYSAMVQTSGTVLCLVFSGWVLFRLVQAVFWLPGYLEQTQGKLYEKIERKPASEKSSKKAKAKDSDVEEDDGLIENEEKGNDDANQREKTTNVDSDKKKQN
- the LOC134206139 gene encoding uncharacterized protein LOC134206139 — translated: MRSIRKSIAESDDDATRSSSGGGSSATAQRHIDLSVLRKPILTAVTGFVEAFKAYEAGTEEIRKLLTSECDVLYECRVCRNIFRSLTNFISHKRVYCRKLFNAAQHFHFQNDGFLDQDIATILQAEQDSQNKAKKVHADILNKDLSSIIERLRRKQHKLSAELSMTDYYDKVNHKLTQDDLSRQQHVLQLDRVPTSEAAVFQTVRLGVVDCMRTQVGELDNLHHNNNNTVLGPDGKVVEPQSRPQSTLPVIRAPSEQYFKPIELEKETKGDDESMDKTAVYSCQECNLQFDTEKTLKLHSDMKHTPSTYVYTCPSCPKTFLQPGAVIRHLCNDHKKSMRRIKLMRDSILKRRVRADEVVVKGPSREVSRLLQAASGMSTTGSSQDGGNSSSGMMDHDEAAATRAWMENLEHFDQGPMCSYCGKTFERKAVLSTHMQTCVHKLRQTENGSVPPAAASTTSSSSRRSRTKDEPSTAVAKIKLEPVEPVASDDSNSYDVPLSTLQARITQEGKGSERQQQQKVVERVVTIKPEELALHDDLESSNRRKRKKPMILLRNATDDICWETEEVVEESVFEVSVSPNVPIKQEVLESSEVVEALKGKKAPRSRKKKCDEKEDLLDRELIEKLELGEEIVCRCLKKYNDPEKYKHHLKVFHSRQRRFWCAVCEFKGYRKVDTINHLMQEHKYQGDVEDISSLINLQPVEKVKKTSAASSNVPGSNVQINSIIEAMNRNCDTSSTDISFMEVSASTVTLESRTSSVNISLENSSSTRVPTPEPLSHDSPKKRSRPSRALRQSICVMPPEEINRKPLPPSDDLLGDSTCPTSKRPIRNRVKPVDKDFVYDLTHLLHKEEDLDDFPLPELVQEKPPPPSKPKTESSRVPPVNTISPSKRESLRSHAPKSIPVHLVRGSALKMATRQVELGRAAFHRPPELPQERSFIPSQVTPPRRITTIHDWPVIKKDRKIGSITKHQSDIQIKHRYAKRVSSMTNTLLPELIREKRKTIPRRNSVIPMRQRLSASVEILNKLNASRTAAGLEVVRTVESPVMVKCPTEVEFRRLIEANLKDHRQTMSLANPNGTTVDDVSSAASKAAAAAMLASELEAVSPRKRITLMQRLQENRTKRMQEQNGVATPKEKSSPSTPSQRPESSSPVASSTPKSMNVADMLHAKLKRFSY